From the Bombus pascuorum chromosome 7, iyBomPasc1.1, whole genome shotgun sequence genome, one window contains:
- the LOC132909367 gene encoding coagulation factor VII isoform X1, with product MHPRQEHRPASSSSTSSTSSNCLRSLPPLAGLDSQGMIARLLGANASLLFLLLFLATIRFAVCLDDVSSGNETFMSDGNNGTSWQRVVGQDSAVVQLPKNRSTKLSYFTNWSEWSVCDRHCTQNRVRRCRVKKKCSTTILREERTCQHNRKSRWRRCKQHQRRGHRQKDKFHVIQVPRKEAEPRQGRQRGKDQTVGYYGKWSRWSPCTRLCTTQRHRWCKKPGICGRDVIRESAYCYVEGSFCQRWIHRKIRGSQEEDSDDIVLDEFELNPNTVDSFIPEKNSHTWRCGVPSTQKTSRLSYFTRIIGGRPSTPGSWPWQVAVLNRFREAFCGGTLVSPRWVLTAAHCIRKRLYVRIGEHDLTVKEGTELELRVDSVTIHPEYDADTVDNDVAMLRLPVTLTASPSRGIACLPAPSQPLPANQLCTIIGWGKSRVTDDYGTDVLHEARIPIVSSEACRNVYVDYRITDNMFCAGYRRGKMDSCAGDSGGPILCQDPRRPNRPWTIFGITSFGEGCGKRGKFGIYARLSNYVRWISKVMKETDDFD from the exons ATGCATCCGCGACAGGAGCACCGGCCCGCTTCGTCGTCGAGCACGTCCTCGACGTCGTCGAACTGTCTGCGCTCGCTGCCCCCACTGGCAGGCCTCGATTCACAGGGCATGATCGCTCGACTGTTGGGGGCGAATGCGTCCCTCCTGTTCCTCCTGCTATTTCTCGCCACGATACGCTTCGCTGTCTGCCTCGACGACGTCTCG AGCGGAAACGAGACATTCATGAGCGACGGGAACAATGGCACTAGCTGGCAGCGCGTGGTCGGTCAGGATTCTGCTGTGGTGCAGTTACCAAAGAACA GATCCACGAAATTATCGTACTTCACGAACTGGAGCGAATGGAGCGTGTGTGATCGACACTGTACGCAGAATCGCGTTCGAAGGTGTCGCGTGAAGAAAAAATGTAGCACCACAATACTTAGA GAAGAACGAACCTGTCAGCATAACAGGAAGAGTAGGTGGAGGAGATGCAAGCAACATCAGCGACGAGGTCATCGACAGAAGGATAAATTTCATGTTATACag gTGCCTAGAAAGGAAGCAGAACCTAGGCAAGGGAGGCAGAGAGGTAAAGACCAAACCGTAGGATATTATGGTAAATGGAGTAGATGGTCGCCCTGTACAAGATTATGTACCACTCAACGTCACAG GTGGTGCAAGAAACCTGGAATTTGCGGTCGCGACGTGATAAGAGAGAGTGCCTACTGTTACGTGGAGGGTAGTTTCTGCCAAAGATGGATTCATCGAAAAATTCGTGGAAGCCAAGAAGAGGATAGCGATG ATATAGTATTAGACGAGTTCGAGTTGAATCCCAACACAGTCGATAGTTTTATTCCTGAAAAGAATTCTCATACTTGGAGATGTGGAGTTCCCAGCACTCAAAAGACATCTCGACTTTCCTATTTTACGAGGATCATCGGTGGCCGCCCATCGACTCCAGGAAGTTGGCCCTGGCAAGTTGCCGTGCTGAACAGATTTCGT gaGGCTTTCTGTGGAGGTACTTTGGTTTCACCAAGATGGGTATTAACAGCTGCACATTGTATCAGGAAGCGACTTTATGTTCGCATTGGGGAGCACGATCTGACTGTGAAAGAGGGCACTGAACTGGAATTAAGG GTGGATTCGGTCACGATACATCCCGAGTACGACGCAGACACAGTGGACAATGACGTCGCTATGCTGCGTCTTCCGGTTACTTTAACAGCATCACCGTCCAGAGGAATCGCTTGTCTTCCAGCGCCTAGCCAGCCTCTACCCGCCAATCAACTGTGCACCATTATTGGCTGGGGAAAATCGCGAGTCACCGATGACTACGGAACTGACGTTCTTCACGAGGCACGG ATACCCATAGTTTCTTCAGAAGCATGTCGAAACGTCTACGTAGATTACAGAATCACCGATAACATGTTCTGCGCGGGATATCGTCGCGGGAAAATGGATTCATGCGCGGGTGACAGTGGAGGTCCGATTCTGTGTCAGGATCCTAGGAGACCCAATCGTCCGTGGACCATTTTTGGTATCACTAGTTTCGGCGAAGGTTGTGGCAAACGTGGAAAGTTCGGAATATACGCCAGACTATCGAACTACGTTCGCTGGATCAGCAAAGTGATGAAAGAAACTGATGATTTTGATTGA
- the LOC132909385 gene encoding uncharacterized protein LOC132909385 gives MANETSFPILVTVLFVFCCIQQGLSIKCWVCRSDSDPKCADPFDNTTVPITDCKQEPDLEHLPGVRPTMCRKIRQKVNGVWRYFRSCAYMGEPGIEGDERFCLMRTGTYNIFMEYCTCNSKDGCNAASYNHRSIFASIIASAISLRYVLVYT, from the exons ATGGCAAACGAAACAAGTTTTCCTATTTTAGTAACAGTATTATTCGTTTTCTGTTGTATTCAGCAAG GACTATCTATCAAATGCTGGGTTTGCAGATCCGATTCTGATCCAAAATGTGCAGATCCATTTGACAATACCACTGTACCCATAACTGACTGTAAACAAGAACCTGACTTAGAGCATTTGCCAGGTGTAAGGCCTACCATGTGTCGTAAAATTCGTCAAAAAG tCAACGGTGTATGGAGATATTTTCGTAGTTGTGCGTATATGGGAGAACCAGGAATTGAGGGGGATGAAAGATTTTGCCTTATGAGGACAGGGacctataatatatttatggaaTATTGTACTTGCAATAGCAAAGATGGCTGCAATGCAGCTTCGTACAATCACAGAAGCATATTTGCTTCAATTATAGCTTCAGCAATTTCGTTAAGATATGTACTTGTTTATACTTAA
- the LOC132909367 gene encoding coagulation factor X isoform X2, with protein sequence MHPRQEHRPASSSSTSSTSSNCLRSLPPLAGLDSQGMIARLLGANASLLFLLLFLATIRFAVCLDDVSSGNETFMSDGNNGTSWQRVVGQDSAVVQLPKNRSTKLSYFTNWSEWSVCDRHCTQNRVRRCRVKKKCSTTILREERTCQHNRKSRWRRCKQHQRRGHRQKDKFHVIQVPRKEAEPRQGRQRGKDQTVGYYGKWSRWSPCTRLCTTQRHRWCKKPGICGRDVIRESAYCYVEGSFCQRWIHRKIRGSQEEDSDDEFELNPNTVDSFIPEKNSHTWRCGVPSTQKTSRLSYFTRIIGGRPSTPGSWPWQVAVLNRFREAFCGGTLVSPRWVLTAAHCIRKRLYVRIGEHDLTVKEGTELELRVDSVTIHPEYDADTVDNDVAMLRLPVTLTASPSRGIACLPAPSQPLPANQLCTIIGWGKSRVTDDYGTDVLHEARIPIVSSEACRNVYVDYRITDNMFCAGYRRGKMDSCAGDSGGPILCQDPRRPNRPWTIFGITSFGEGCGKRGKFGIYARLSNYVRWISKVMKETDDFD encoded by the exons ATGCATCCGCGACAGGAGCACCGGCCCGCTTCGTCGTCGAGCACGTCCTCGACGTCGTCGAACTGTCTGCGCTCGCTGCCCCCACTGGCAGGCCTCGATTCACAGGGCATGATCGCTCGACTGTTGGGGGCGAATGCGTCCCTCCTGTTCCTCCTGCTATTTCTCGCCACGATACGCTTCGCTGTCTGCCTCGACGACGTCTCG AGCGGAAACGAGACATTCATGAGCGACGGGAACAATGGCACTAGCTGGCAGCGCGTGGTCGGTCAGGATTCTGCTGTGGTGCAGTTACCAAAGAACA GATCCACGAAATTATCGTACTTCACGAACTGGAGCGAATGGAGCGTGTGTGATCGACACTGTACGCAGAATCGCGTTCGAAGGTGTCGCGTGAAGAAAAAATGTAGCACCACAATACTTAGA GAAGAACGAACCTGTCAGCATAACAGGAAGAGTAGGTGGAGGAGATGCAAGCAACATCAGCGACGAGGTCATCGACAGAAGGATAAATTTCATGTTATACag gTGCCTAGAAAGGAAGCAGAACCTAGGCAAGGGAGGCAGAGAGGTAAAGACCAAACCGTAGGATATTATGGTAAATGGAGTAGATGGTCGCCCTGTACAAGATTATGTACCACTCAACGTCACAG GTGGTGCAAGAAACCTGGAATTTGCGGTCGCGACGTGATAAGAGAGAGTGCCTACTGTTACGTGGAGGGTAGTTTCTGCCAAAGATGGATTCATCGAAAAATTCGTGGAAGCCAAGAAGAGGATAGCGATG ACGAGTTCGAGTTGAATCCCAACACAGTCGATAGTTTTATTCCTGAAAAGAATTCTCATACTTGGAGATGTGGAGTTCCCAGCACTCAAAAGACATCTCGACTTTCCTATTTTACGAGGATCATCGGTGGCCGCCCATCGACTCCAGGAAGTTGGCCCTGGCAAGTTGCCGTGCTGAACAGATTTCGT gaGGCTTTCTGTGGAGGTACTTTGGTTTCACCAAGATGGGTATTAACAGCTGCACATTGTATCAGGAAGCGACTTTATGTTCGCATTGGGGAGCACGATCTGACTGTGAAAGAGGGCACTGAACTGGAATTAAGG GTGGATTCGGTCACGATACATCCCGAGTACGACGCAGACACAGTGGACAATGACGTCGCTATGCTGCGTCTTCCGGTTACTTTAACAGCATCACCGTCCAGAGGAATCGCTTGTCTTCCAGCGCCTAGCCAGCCTCTACCCGCCAATCAACTGTGCACCATTATTGGCTGGGGAAAATCGCGAGTCACCGATGACTACGGAACTGACGTTCTTCACGAGGCACGG ATACCCATAGTTTCTTCAGAAGCATGTCGAAACGTCTACGTAGATTACAGAATCACCGATAACATGTTCTGCGCGGGATATCGTCGCGGGAAAATGGATTCATGCGCGGGTGACAGTGGAGGTCCGATTCTGTGTCAGGATCCTAGGAGACCCAATCGTCCGTGGACCATTTTTGGTATCACTAGTTTCGGCGAAGGTTGTGGCAAACGTGGAAAGTTCGGAATATACGCCAGACTATCGAACTACGTTCGCTGGATCAGCAAAGTGATGAAAGAAACTGATGATTTTGATTGA
- the LOC132909371 gene encoding uncharacterized protein LOC132909371, translated as MALAKIKSFIDTGLKTVSTPLDRTVNLEPEVGIRIVHSINEKALHVTVLGARHLPQNFGFTRVNSYVVKVKLIPGKEKFETTSKNESWPQWNEEFTFLLRKETKQKFGKTKVVEEEISGSRFIVATLYAVLEDKPLIATEKKEEKTSSSTKDSSKKGNKKKDGQGASSENQEPTKNKLLSQLFHKGSDKSADSTTTERKLFDKRRTVGATTISLDPKNFTSKPHKAKHPSDVSTGDMWRPLRPIASGISGAEERKENKKGQVELSLCQEKTDKNEEGSEKLTLSLHRLRCSLQTMHEHEALKGQMYIKMSVVDNGRVTHFWKSDRFAPCVSMKFAPDSAKVIADNPYQGALKDVSFVVKFVSKNKLGKKTTVGHFVIGPDVGGTYGEQWKQALAKSGQQIMKWQAFE; from the exons ATGGCTTTGGCAAAGATCAAGAGTTTTATAGACACGGGGCTGAAGACCGTGTCCACGCCGTTGGATCGCACGGTGAATCTGGAACCGGAAGTGGGCATTAGGATCGTTCATTCGATCAACGAGAAAGCGCTGCATGTGACGGTACTGGGAGCTCGTCACTTGCCACAGAATTTTGGCTTCACACGCGTCAACAGCTACGTAGTCAAG GTGAAGCTAATACCGGGAAAGGAGAAGTTCGAGACAACGTCGAAGAACGAGTCGTGGCCGCAATGGAACGAGGAATTCACGTTTCTTCTACGCAAAGAgacgaaacagaaatttgGTAAAACAAAAGTGGTAGAAGAAGAAATCAGTGGATCCAGATTCATCGTGGCGACTTTGTACGCGGTTCTCGAGGACAAACCATTGATAGCGACtgagaagaaggaagagaagaccTCGTCTTCTACTAAAGACTCTTCAAAAAAGGGGAACAAGAAAAAAGATGGTCAGGGTGCCTCTTCGGAGAATCAGGAGCCAACGAAGAATAAATTACTCAGTCAGTTGTTTCATAAGGGATCGGATAAATCTGCGGACAGTACAACCACGGAAAGGAAACTGTTTGATAAGAGACGAACTGTAGGCGCCACGACGATTTCCCTGGATCCGAAAAACTTCACCTCGAAGCCACACAAAGCAAAACACCCAAGTGATGTGTCGACTGGAGATATGTGGAGGCCATTGCGACCAATTGCTAGTGGCATTTCTGGAGCTGAAGAGAGG aaggaaaataagaaaggCCAAGTGGAGTTGTCATTGTGTCAAGAAAAGACGGACAAGAATGAAGAGGGTAGCGAAAAACTGACGCTATCTCTGCATCGTCTGAGATGTTCGTTACAGACGATGCACGAGCATGAAGCCTTGAAAGGACAGATGTATATCAAGATGTCTGTTGTAGACAACGGTAGAGTGACTCATTTCTGGAAAAGCGATCGTTTCGCACCTTGCGTGTCTATGAAATTCGCGCCAGACTCGGCAAAAGTGATCGCGGATAATCCGTATCAGGGAGCACTGAAGGATGTTAGCTTCGTTGTTAAATTCGtctcgaaaaataaattag GAAAGAAAACGACTGTTGGTCATTTTGTAATAGGACCAGATGTTGGTGGAACCTATGGTGAACAGTGGAAACAGGCTCTAGCGAAATCGGGACAACAGATAATGAAATGGCAGGCATTCGAATGA